The Lysobacter gummosus genome includes a region encoding these proteins:
- the rpsM gene encoding 30S ribosomal protein S13, translated as MARIAGVNLPAQKHVWVGLQSIFGIGRTRSKQICQTAGVTSTTKIRDLSEPEVERLRAEVGKFVVEGDLRREVGIAIKRLMDLGCYRGLRHRRGLPLRGQRTRTNARTRKGPRKAIKK; from the coding sequence ATGGCGCGTATTGCGGGCGTTAATTTGCCTGCCCAGAAGCATGTCTGGGTTGGCCTGCAAAGCATTTTCGGCATCGGCCGTACCCGTTCGAAGCAAATCTGCCAGACGGCAGGCGTGACTTCGACGACGAAGATCCGTGACCTGTCCGAGCCCGAAGTCGAGCGCCTGCGCGCCGAAGTCGGCAAGTTCGTGGTCGAGGGCGATCTGCGTCGTGAGGTCGGCATCGCCATCAAGCGTCTGATGGACCTGGGCTGCTACCGCGGCCTGCGTCACCGCCGCGGCCTGCCGCTGCGTGGTCAGCGTACCCGGACCAATGCACGTACCCGTAAGGGTCCGCGCAAGGCCATCAAGAAGTAA